A genomic segment from Bryobacteraceae bacterium encodes:
- a CDS encoding DUF1549 and DUF1553 domain-containing protein, whose product MRPYIAGVAATATLLAASSSIAPLGTYKPVERRHWAFRARTDPSPPSFDDAAGKKWVRTPVDAFVLAGLRKADLAPAPEADRATLIRRLTYDLHGLPPTPAETAAFVADKSPKAYENLVERLLASPRYGEQYARHWLDVVRFAESDGYEYDTHRPDAYRFRDYVIQSLNDDKPFNQFVREHLAGDEMDATNETNIVASGFNRLGPLRKNAGNQEVASSRTEVLTEMTNIVGAAFLGVTLGCARCHDHKFDPIRQSDYYRMQAHFAQTQAHDIVVATPEEQAAWKATVDPIESEMRNLRRQMRRASEEDKGKIIQKLESLDEKMPLPLTSLYAVKDDSKEMTEIHILGRGDYRNKGDAVGMRPLGVLLPEDAPEAPLDTPKPRLQLAEWIASADNPLTARVLVNRIWQYHFGRGIVATPNDFGRMGVRPSHPELLDWLASRFVESGWKWKPVHRLIVLSSAYRQASTSPNETAAAEKDPENKLLWKFNRRRLEAEEIRDSMLAVSGRLNPKTGGRSVMVKIDEDLVKDLKRPQYWQPTRDTAEWDRRTIYMIYKRNLILPFQQVFDAPDTLLSCDRRGQSTHAPQALELMNGQLSNDLAVTFAQRLMKEAATPAARAELAWRLAAGRAPTVEEKKLAAGYLAEAPDDLMVMKEFALTLFNMNPFLYVN is encoded by the coding sequence ATGAGACCGTACATCGCCGGCGTGGCGGCAACTGCCACGCTTCTCGCCGCTTCTTCATCGATCGCTCCTCTTGGAACGTACAAGCCGGTGGAGCGCCGGCACTGGGCCTTCCGCGCGCGGACGGACCCGTCGCCGCCGTCCTTTGACGATGCGGCCGGTAAGAAATGGGTCCGCACGCCGGTGGACGCTTTCGTGCTCGCCGGCCTGCGCAAAGCCGACCTCGCGCCAGCGCCGGAAGCCGACCGTGCGACGCTCATCCGCCGGCTGACCTACGACCTGCATGGGCTTCCGCCGACGCCGGCCGAAACAGCCGCGTTCGTCGCGGACAAGTCCCCGAAGGCATACGAAAACCTGGTGGAGCGGCTGCTTGCCTCGCCGCGCTACGGGGAGCAGTACGCGCGGCATTGGCTGGACGTGGTGCGGTTCGCCGAGTCCGACGGGTACGAGTACGACACGCACCGGCCGGACGCGTATCGCTTCCGCGACTACGTGATCCAGAGCCTGAACGACGACAAGCCGTTCAACCAGTTCGTGCGCGAGCACCTGGCGGGCGATGAAATGGACGCGACGAACGAAACGAACATCGTCGCCAGCGGATTCAACCGCCTCGGGCCGCTCCGGAAGAACGCGGGCAATCAGGAAGTGGCCAGTTCCCGCACCGAAGTGCTCACCGAGATGACCAACATCGTGGGGGCGGCGTTCCTCGGCGTGACCCTCGGCTGCGCGCGCTGCCACGATCATAAGTTCGACCCGATCCGGCAATCCGACTACTACCGCATGCAGGCGCACTTCGCGCAGACGCAGGCGCACGACATCGTGGTGGCGACGCCGGAGGAACAAGCGGCGTGGAAGGCCACCGTGGACCCGATCGAATCCGAGATGCGCAACCTCCGGCGCCAGATGCGCCGGGCATCGGAGGAGGACAAGGGCAAGATCATTCAAAAGCTCGAGTCACTCGATGAGAAGATGCCCCTGCCGCTGACATCGCTCTACGCGGTGAAGGACGATTCCAAGGAGATGACGGAGATCCACATTCTCGGCCGCGGCGACTACCGGAACAAGGGCGATGCCGTGGGCATGCGTCCGCTCGGGGTGCTGCTGCCGGAAGATGCGCCGGAAGCGCCGCTCGACACGCCGAAGCCGCGTCTGCAGCTTGCGGAGTGGATCGCGAGCGCGGACAATCCCCTCACCGCGCGGGTGCTGGTGAACCGCATCTGGCAGTATCATTTCGGACGGGGTATCGTCGCGACGCCCAACGATTTCGGGCGCATGGGCGTACGGCCGTCGCATCCGGAACTGCTCGACTGGCTGGCGAGCCGGTTCGTCGAGTCGGGCTGGAAATGGAAGCCGGTGCACCGGCTGATCGTGCTTTCGAGCGCGTACCGGCAGGCGAGCACGTCGCCGAACGAGACCGCCGCGGCGGAGAAGGATCCCGAGAACAAGCTGCTGTGGAAGTTCAACCGGCGGCGGCTCGAAGCCGAGGAGATTCGCGATTCGATGCTGGCGGTTTCCGGACGGCTGAATCCGAAGACCGGCGGGCGGAGCGTTATGGTGAAGATCGATGAGGATCTGGTGAAGGACCTGAAGCGCCCGCAGTACTGGCAGCCGACGCGCGATACGGCGGAGTGGGATCGCCGCACGATCTACATGATCTACAAGCGGAATCTGATTCTGCCGTTCCAGCAAGTGTTCGACGCCCCCGACACACTGCTTTCGTGCGACCGGCGCGGTCAATCGACGCACGCGCCGCAGGCGCTCGAGCTCATGAACGGCCAGCTCTCGAACGATCTGGCGGTGACGTTCGCGCAGCGGCTGATGAAAGAGGCGGCGACGCCGGCGGCGCGGGCGGAACTCGCGTGGCGGCTGGCGGCCGGACGCGCTCCGACGGTCGAGGAAAAGAAGCTCGCCGCAGGATACCTGGCCGAAGCTCCGGACGATTTGATGGTGATGAAGGAGTTCGCGCTGACTTTGTTCAATATGAATCCGTTCCTGTATGTGAACTAG
- a CDS encoding cytochrome c: MKRFSIILAGVALAVFAIAAPVEDPPETHVKVMKDLGKQMGMIRKGVDVEANATAMAESMKEVGAFWKDRHSDVAMKTCKESRDGALALAKAAKEGDEAGQKAGMKMIGAGCKGCHDAHREKVGENQYKIK, from the coding sequence GTGAAGCGTTTTAGCATCATTCTGGCGGGGGTCGCCCTTGCCGTGTTCGCGATTGCGGCTCCGGTGGAGGATCCGCCGGAAACTCACGTCAAGGTAATGAAAGACCTTGGCAAACAAATGGGCATGATTCGGAAGGGCGTGGATGTGGAAGCGAACGCCACCGCGATGGCCGAGTCCATGAAGGAAGTCGGCGCATTCTGGAAGGACCGGCACTCCGACGTCGCCATGAAGACCTGCAAGGAAAGCCGCGACGGCGCGCTGGCTCTGGCCAAGGCCGCCAAGGAAGGCGACGAGGCAGGGCAGAAGGCCGGCATGAAGATGATCGGCGCCGGCTGCAAGGGCTGCCACGACGCCCATCGCGAAAAGGTCGGCGAGAACCAGTACAAGATCAAGTAA
- a CDS encoding aldehyde dehydrogenase family protein has product MAGAIAGILERLGIAETVREGDLVSTSPIDAGVVGRVPLMDAAAYDNAAERARERFREWRLRPAPQRGLIVREIGDELRKAKDDLGALVTIETGKILAEGRGEVQEMIDIADFATGLSRQLYGLTMHSERAGHRMYEQWHPLGAVGVISAFNFPVAVWSWNALLAAVCGDTVIWKPSPLAPVCAVAVQAICRRVLERHGAEGVFELVIGATDIVGERMIADRRLPLISATGSCAMGRRVANVVGARLGRTLLELGGNNAVIVAADAPLDLVTRAVLFGAVGTAGQRCTSIRRLIVHRSISDAVTARLVAAWKQVRVGDPRDPATLMGPLIHEEAVNRMQQALDAIRAQGGEVVYGGRRLHGCYVEPTLVRSPHTLPMLREEVFAPILHIVEFDSLEEAIEIQNDVPQGLSSAIFTESLQASERFLSAAGSDCGIANVNIGTSGAEIGGAFGGEKDTGGGRESGSDSWKAYMRRQTVTINYSGELPLAQGIQFDID; this is encoded by the coding sequence ATGGCTGGCGCAATAGCCGGAATTCTCGAGCGGCTGGGTATCGCCGAAACCGTCCGCGAAGGCGATCTGGTCTCGACCAGCCCCATCGACGCGGGCGTCGTCGGCCGCGTCCCGCTGATGGATGCAGCCGCCTACGACAACGCGGCCGAACGCGCCCGCGAACGCTTCCGGGAATGGCGTCTCCGCCCCGCCCCCCAGCGCGGCCTCATCGTGCGCGAAATCGGAGACGAACTGCGCAAGGCCAAGGACGACCTGGGGGCCCTCGTCACAATCGAAACCGGCAAGATCCTCGCGGAGGGCCGCGGCGAGGTTCAGGAGATGATTGACATCGCCGATTTCGCCACCGGCCTCTCGCGGCAGCTCTACGGACTCACAATGCACAGTGAGCGCGCCGGCCACCGCATGTACGAGCAGTGGCATCCGCTGGGCGCCGTCGGCGTGATCTCGGCGTTCAACTTTCCGGTGGCCGTTTGGAGCTGGAACGCCCTCCTCGCCGCCGTCTGCGGCGACACCGTGATCTGGAAACCTTCGCCCCTTGCGCCGGTATGTGCCGTCGCCGTGCAGGCGATCTGCCGCCGGGTGCTCGAGCGCCATGGCGCCGAGGGGGTCTTCGAGCTTGTCATCGGCGCCACCGATATCGTCGGCGAGCGCATGATCGCGGATCGCCGCCTTCCTTTGATTTCGGCCACCGGAAGCTGCGCGATGGGCCGGCGCGTCGCAAACGTCGTCGGCGCGCGGCTCGGGCGCACGCTACTCGAGTTGGGCGGCAACAACGCCGTGATCGTGGCCGCCGACGCTCCGCTTGATCTTGTCACGCGCGCGGTGCTGTTCGGCGCGGTGGGCACGGCGGGCCAGCGCTGCACCTCCATCCGCCGCTTGATCGTCCATCGCTCGATTTCGGACGCGGTGACAGCGCGCCTCGTCGCGGCGTGGAAGCAGGTCCGCGTCGGCGACCCGCGCGACCCGGCCACGCTCATGGGGCCGCTGATTCACGAAGAAGCGGTGAACCGCATGCAGCAAGCGCTCGATGCCATCCGCGCACAGGGCGGGGAAGTGGTCTACGGGGGACGCCGCCTGCACGGCTGCTACGTCGAACCAACGCTGGTCCGCTCGCCGCACACGCTGCCGATGCTGCGCGAAGAGGTCTTCGCGCCCATCCTCCACATCGTCGAGTTCGATTCGCTCGAGGAAGCCATCGAGATCCAGAACGACGTGCCGCAAGGCCTGAGCTCGGCCATCTTCACCGAATCGCTCCAGGCGAGCGAAAGATTCCTCTCCGCCGCCGGCAGCGATTGTGGCATCGCCAACGTCAACATCGGAACGTCGGGCGCCGAGATCGGCGGAGCCTTCGGCGGCGAGAAGGACACCGGCGGCGGACGCGAGTCCGGATCCGATTCCTGGAAAGCCTACATGCGCCGCCAGACCGTTACCATCAACTACTCGGGCGAACTTCCGCTCGCCCAGGGAATTCAATTCGACATTGACTGA
- a CDS encoding DUF1501 domain-containing protein: MAEHIRFNRNRREFLTDCFCGVGSLAFASMMAEQHAAAAALSPLAPKAPHFDAKAKAMIFLFQAGGPSHLETFDPKPLLNQLDGQKRPAEFGDVKYQNVNSESRILGTQRTFAKYGQSGIEVSDLLPHEAEIVDEICVLRSMHGDMVVHSAAQYQMMTGRVIPGFPAMGSWLAYGLGNEARNLPAYVVMPDPNGAPEAGQPMYTNGFLPSVFQPALFRPGKRPVLNLDLPDGVSLERRRKTMSFLKAVNESNHGEDAEFAARMSAYDTAFRMQTEAPEIFDLSNEPAETQALYGVGQPDTDDYGRRCLLARRLVERGVRFVCVVAGGGGAETEWDAHSDIEKNHKRMAALTDRPVAALIKDLKRRGLLESTVVLWGGEFGRSPESEKGKGRDHHNTGFSMWVAGGGFKRGYVHGATDGIGLKAVEKPMHFRDLHATILNQLGLNQDALSYMHQGRKERLTEVQGEVVKEILA, encoded by the coding sequence ATGGCCGAACATATCCGTTTCAATCGCAACCGCCGCGAGTTCCTGACAGACTGCTTCTGTGGCGTGGGGTCGCTCGCCTTCGCATCGATGATGGCGGAGCAGCACGCCGCCGCGGCCGCGCTGAGCCCGCTGGCGCCCAAGGCGCCGCATTTCGACGCCAAAGCCAAGGCGATGATCTTCCTGTTCCAGGCGGGCGGACCCTCGCATCTCGAGACGTTCGACCCGAAGCCGCTGCTCAACCAGCTCGACGGGCAGAAGCGGCCGGCCGAGTTCGGCGACGTGAAGTATCAGAACGTCAACTCGGAGTCGCGGATTCTCGGCACGCAGCGGACTTTCGCCAAGTATGGACAGTCCGGAATCGAGGTGTCTGACCTGCTGCCGCACGAGGCGGAAATCGTGGACGAGATCTGCGTTCTGCGTTCGATGCACGGCGACATGGTGGTCCACTCGGCGGCGCAGTATCAGATGATGACCGGCCGCGTGATACCCGGATTTCCGGCGATGGGGAGTTGGCTCGCCTATGGGCTAGGCAACGAAGCCCGGAATCTGCCGGCCTACGTGGTGATGCCGGATCCGAACGGCGCCCCCGAAGCCGGCCAGCCGATGTACACCAACGGGTTTCTGCCGTCGGTCTTCCAGCCGGCGCTGTTCCGGCCGGGCAAGCGCCCGGTGCTGAACCTGGACCTGCCGGACGGAGTTTCGCTCGAACGGCGGCGGAAGACGATGAGCTTTCTCAAGGCGGTGAACGAATCCAATCACGGCGAAGACGCCGAGTTTGCGGCGCGGATGTCGGCGTACGATACAGCGTTCCGGATGCAGACGGAAGCGCCGGAAATCTTCGACCTTTCGAACGAGCCGGCGGAGACGCAGGCGTTGTACGGAGTCGGGCAGCCGGACACGGACGATTATGGAAGGCGGTGTCTACTGGCGCGGCGGCTGGTGGAACGGGGCGTCCGGTTCGTATGCGTGGTGGCCGGAGGCGGCGGCGCGGAGACGGAGTGGGACGCGCACTCCGACATCGAGAAGAACCACAAGCGCATGGCGGCGCTGACGGATCGCCCGGTGGCGGCGTTGATTAAAGACCTGAAGCGGCGCGGGTTGCTCGAATCGACGGTGGTGCTGTGGGGTGGCGAGTTCGGGCGGTCGCCGGAGTCAGAGAAAGGCAAGGGCCGCGACCACCACAACACGGGCTTCTCGATGTGGGTGGCCGGCGGCGGCTTCAAGCGCGGGTACGTCCACGGCGCCACCGACGGGATCGGCCTGAAGGCGGTGGAGAAGCCGATGCATTTCCGCGATCTGCACGCCACGATCCTGAACCAGCTCGGGTTGAACCAGGACGCCCTGAGCTACATGCACCAGGGGCGGAAGGAGCGGCTCACCGAGGTCCAGGGCGAGGTTGTAAAAGAGATCCTCGCTTAG
- the dapF gene encoding diaminopimelate epimerase, with protein MTIPFIKAHGAGNDFLYTFAHELPAGLDMAEIARRMCHRNTGIGADGWYVIDTGGELPWVRLWNSDGSSAGLSGNGTRCAAAILAARGLAGDPVRIVTGSGERVLHRRESSMPGMWFEMEMGSPRVEAVRYPLELAGGAREVTIVDVGNPQCAAAVEEFPADWAAMGAEIEGHGHFPERTNVSFIRRVDRHTIEARFYERGAGHTLSSGTGSTGAAVAAILLDLVESPVTVRTEFGPLYIRWEVPPMEPSGPAFLTGPAEEIGSGQYSHT; from the coding sequence ATGACGATTCCTTTTATCAAAGCGCACGGGGCGGGCAACGATTTTCTGTACACCTTCGCGCATGAGCTGCCGGCGGGTCTGGACATGGCGGAGATCGCGCGGAGGATGTGCCATCGCAATACGGGGATCGGGGCGGACGGGTGGTACGTGATTGATACGGGGGGCGAGTTGCCTTGGGTGCGGCTGTGGAACTCGGACGGATCCAGTGCGGGACTTTCGGGGAACGGAACGCGGTGCGCGGCGGCGATCCTGGCGGCGCGGGGTCTGGCGGGCGATCCGGTGCGGATCGTGACGGGGTCGGGGGAGCGGGTGCTGCATCGGCGGGAGTCCTCAATGCCGGGGATGTGGTTCGAGATGGAGATGGGTTCGCCGCGGGTGGAGGCGGTGCGGTATCCACTCGAGCTGGCGGGGGGCGCGCGGGAGGTGACGATCGTCGACGTGGGGAATCCGCAGTGCGCGGCGGCGGTGGAGGAGTTTCCGGCCGATTGGGCGGCGATGGGGGCGGAGATCGAGGGACATGGTCATTTCCCGGAGCGGACGAACGTTTCGTTCATCCGGCGGGTGGACAGGCACACGATCGAGGCGCGGTTTTATGAGCGGGGGGCGGGACACACGCTGAGCTCGGGGACGGGGTCGACGGGCGCGGCGGTGGCGGCGATTCTGCTAGATTTGGTAGAGAGTCCTGTTACGGTTAGGACCGAGTTCGGGCCGCTCTATATTCGGTGGGAAGTTCCGCCGATGGAACCAAGTGGCCCCGCGTTCCTGACCGGACCCGCGGAGGAAATCGGGTCAGGACAGTACTCGCACACATAG
- a CDS encoding penicillin acylase family protein, producing the protein MNRIFKYINYLVAAVLLVAVIAAAWIVSRSLPQTSGSISAPVSAVAAIQRDSTGVPHVAAATEEDAYFLQGYATAQDRLFQMDLARRLGAGEVAEVAGRNALESDLEARRLRMRGLADHYARVLDPADHAPLAAYARGVNYFLETHRGRLPLEFRILGYDPAPWTIADSLLVGLQMYRGLTSDWRREAARTAFLREGGAKAAYLLAAPDRASAPLAGGAPGSNAFAVAGARTASGKPLLASDPHLSPSLPPVWHQVRLKAGDLDVAGVTLPGLPGVSIGHNRRIAWGITSLQFDEMDLVANPGPVIGTQREAVAIRGAGSAELSIPVTAKGPLIPVEGAGVQAVRWSGAEHSRFAYVFPELDKARNWQDFRRALSRHPGPGFQFAYADSEGNIGTQAAGKLPARSAGGEWTGSIPFEDLPSRFNPPEGIAVAANDSPFPPGYPYTVAGRFAEPYRANQIRARLQAARSRKLTPADLVSIQRDVYDAPLHAIARLAARAPGIDSAAAEELSRWNGQMDPTQAAPYLADLIAGQLRRAAADSAVSGKGETYDGQAPIGAVLRLFREKPAGWFADWNTALAAAVNAAIDEGRRAQGDNIAGWRWGKVHASGARLPVLSEIPWIGGWFRVGPVEEAGGANTVRQLTARAAPTMRMAADTGNWEASLLTLPGGESGLAFSGHWDDQWADWQAGHGVAFPFERFEAKNTLRVEPVH; encoded by the coding sequence TTGAACCGTATTTTCAAATATATCAACTATCTCGTCGCCGCCGTCCTGCTAGTGGCCGTCATCGCCGCCGCCTGGATCGTTTCGCGGTCACTGCCTCAGACTTCGGGCTCCATCAGCGCGCCGGTATCCGCCGTGGCCGCCATCCAGCGCGACTCGACCGGCGTTCCTCACGTCGCCGCCGCCACCGAGGAAGACGCCTACTTCCTGCAAGGCTACGCCACCGCCCAGGACCGGCTTTTCCAAATGGATCTCGCGAGACGCCTCGGCGCCGGCGAAGTCGCCGAGGTGGCTGGCAGGAACGCGCTCGAAAGCGATCTCGAAGCGCGCCGCCTACGCATGCGCGGACTCGCCGACCACTATGCCCGCGTCCTTGACCCCGCCGACCACGCACCCCTCGCCGCCTACGCCCGCGGCGTCAACTATTTCCTCGAAACTCACCGAGGCCGCCTGCCGCTCGAGTTTCGCATCCTTGGGTACGACCCTGCTCCGTGGACCATCGCCGACTCGCTCCTCGTCGGCCTCCAGATGTACCGGGGGCTTACCAGCGACTGGCGGCGCGAGGCCGCGCGTACCGCCTTCCTGCGCGAAGGCGGCGCCAAGGCCGCCTATCTCCTCGCCGCGCCGGATCGGGCTTCAGCGCCGCTGGCAGGCGGAGCTCCCGGGTCCAACGCATTCGCGGTCGCCGGCGCCCGCACCGCCTCCGGAAAACCGCTCCTCGCCAGCGACCCGCATCTTTCGCCCTCGCTGCCGCCGGTGTGGCATCAGGTGCGGCTCAAGGCCGGCGATCTGGATGTCGCCGGCGTAACGCTCCCCGGCCTCCCCGGTGTCTCCATCGGCCACAACCGCCGTATCGCTTGGGGCATCACCAGCCTCCAGTTCGATGAGATGGATCTCGTCGCCAACCCAGGTCCGGTGATCGGCACGCAGCGCGAGGCGGTCGCCATCCGCGGAGCCGGTTCGGCGGAACTGAGCATACCGGTCACCGCGAAGGGGCCGTTGATTCCTGTGGAAGGCGCAGGGGTACAAGCCGTGCGATGGTCGGGCGCCGAGCATTCGCGCTTCGCCTACGTATTTCCCGAGCTCGACAAGGCGCGCAACTGGCAGGACTTCCGCCGCGCGCTCTCCCGTCACCCCGGCCCCGGCTTCCAGTTCGCCTACGCCGACTCCGAAGGCAACATCGGCACGCAGGCGGCAGGCAAGCTCCCGGCGCGTTCCGCCGGCGGCGAATGGACCGGCTCAATTCCTTTCGAAGATCTTCCCTCTCGGTTCAATCCTCCCGAGGGAATCGCCGTCGCCGCCAATGACAGTCCCTTTCCGCCGGGCTATCCCTACACCGTCGCCGGCCGCTTCGCCGAACCCTACCGCGCGAACCAGATCCGCGCCCGGCTCCAAGCGGCGCGATCGAGGAAGCTCACGCCGGCCGATCTCGTCTCCATTCAGCGTGACGTCTACGACGCCCCCCTCCACGCCATAGCCAGACTCGCCGCCCGCGCCCCCGGCATCGATTCCGCCGCCGCCGAAGAGCTCTCCAGATGGAACGGCCAGATGGATCCCACGCAGGCGGCCCCCTACCTCGCCGACCTGATCGCCGGCCAGCTCAGGCGCGCCGCGGCCGATTCCGCCGTCTCCGGCAAGGGCGAAACCTACGACGGCCAGGCGCCCATCGGCGCTGTGCTGCGCCTGTTCCGCGAGAAGCCCGCCGGCTGGTTCGCCGATTGGAACACCGCGCTCGCCGCCGCCGTCAACGCCGCCATCGACGAAGGTCGCCGCGCGCAGGGCGACAACATCGCCGGATGGCGCTGGGGCAAGGTCCATGCGAGCGGCGCTCGGCTTCCAGTGCTGAGCGAGATCCCATGGATCGGCGGCTGGTTCCGCGTCGGCCCGGTGGAAGAGGCAGGCGGCGCGAACACCGTGCGTCAGCTCACGGCCCGCGCGGCGCCCACCATGCGCATGGCCGCCGATACTGGCAACTGGGAGGCATCCCTACTCACGCTTCCCGGCGGTGAATCCGGTCTCGCCTTCTCCGGCCATTGGGACGACCAGTGGGCGGATTGGCAGGCCGGCCACGGCGTCGCCTTCCCGTTCGAACGGTTCGAGGCCAAAAACACGTTGCGCGTGGAACCCGTCCACTGA
- a CDS encoding nucleotide sugar dehydrogenase: MGTQTDTQTAIAAALAEKIRNREARCAVIGLGYVGLPLAVELAKEGFHVTGFDVQESKCQQLNIGESYIQDVPTSEVAPLVKAGKLRATTDFSEIAHMDTINICVPTPLGKTKDPDMRFIESACDEIGKYLKPGTLVILESTTYPGTTDEVVRAKLEREGLAVGQEIFLCFSPERVDPGNEKFQTRNIPKVVGGTTPACTQLGKLLYEQALDTVVPVTSTQVAEMVKLLENTFRMINIGLVNELAIMCGRMGIDVWEVIEAAATKPFGFMPFYPGPGLGGHCIPIDPFYLSWKSKQFGIEARFIELAGHINGQMPHHVVDKVMLALNEHGKALKGARVHLLGVAYKKDIDDMRESPAIDVAHLLIDRGATISYSDPYVPVFRVHSHEFFAQDPIEASAAADCVVVITNHTSTPYPQIVEKARLIVDTRNALKGIQSPNIVRL; this comes from the coding sequence ATGGGAACGCAGACAGACACACAGACTGCGATCGCGGCGGCGCTCGCGGAAAAGATTCGCAACCGGGAAGCGCGTTGCGCGGTCATCGGCCTGGGATACGTCGGGCTGCCGCTGGCGGTGGAGCTGGCGAAAGAGGGGTTCCACGTCACCGGGTTTGACGTACAGGAATCGAAGTGCCAACAGTTGAACATCGGCGAGTCCTACATTCAGGACGTTCCGACCTCGGAGGTGGCTCCGCTGGTGAAGGCCGGGAAGCTGCGCGCGACCACGGATTTTTCCGAGATCGCGCACATGGACACGATCAACATCTGCGTGCCGACGCCGCTCGGGAAGACCAAGGATCCCGACATGCGGTTTATCGAGTCCGCGTGCGACGAGATCGGGAAGTATCTGAAGCCGGGGACGCTGGTGATTCTCGAATCGACCACGTATCCGGGGACGACGGACGAGGTGGTCCGGGCGAAGCTGGAGCGCGAGGGGCTGGCCGTGGGCCAGGAGATCTTCCTGTGCTTTTCGCCGGAGCGCGTGGATCCGGGTAACGAGAAGTTTCAGACGCGCAATATTCCGAAGGTGGTGGGCGGGACGACGCCGGCGTGCACGCAGCTCGGGAAACTGCTCTACGAGCAGGCTCTCGACACGGTTGTGCCGGTGACTTCGACGCAGGTGGCCGAGATGGTGAAACTGCTCGAGAACACGTTCCGGATGATCAACATCGGACTGGTGAACGAGCTGGCGATCATGTGCGGGCGGATGGGGATCGATGTTTGGGAAGTGATCGAGGCGGCGGCGACCAAGCCGTTCGGGTTCATGCCGTTCTATCCGGGTCCAGGGCTGGGCGGACACTGCATTCCGATCGATCCTTTCTACCTCTCCTGGAAGTCGAAACAGTTCGGTATCGAGGCGCGGTTCATCGAGTTGGCCGGCCACATCAACGGGCAAATGCCGCATCACGTAGTGGACAAAGTGATGCTGGCGCTCAACGAGCACGGCAAGGCGCTGAAGGGCGCGCGCGTCCATCTCCTTGGAGTGGCGTATAAGAAGGATATCGACGACATGCGAGAGTCGCCGGCGATCGACGTGGCGCACCTGCTGATCGACCGCGGCGCGACGATCAGCTACAGCGATCCGTACGTGCCGGTGTTCCGGGTGCATAGCCACGAATTCTTCGCGCAGGATCCCATTGAGGCGTCGGCCGCGGCCGATTGCGTGGTGGTGATCACGAACCATACGTCGACGCCGTATCCGCAGATCGTGGAGAAGGCGCGGCTGATCGTCGACACGCGGAACGCATTGAAGGGAATTCAGTCGCCGAATATCGTGCGATTGTAG
- a CDS encoding hemolysin family protein, translating into MDLYPGYRLLLVLLILALNAFLAASEVSLLSVRQSRLRQMADAGNRGAQIALGLMANPEQMLSTVQLGTTLTSLGLGWAGEEALHEYIFGLIRPWIGPQTESALGAAAAAVAFLLITYMHVVIGEVVPKNLGIEKADRLAVLVAPALLVFSRVAGPFVTVLERSAEVVSRWLGVKGAGTAASHSPEEIKFIVSASRKYGHLGSFEEEAVLRLLELHELNAREIMTPRSAMAGAPVESSLDDLLRAFHENKYSRIPIYEGSMDRVVGIVYAKDVLDVWHQRRAARDRRRPVPQFDIRHILRQPVVVPETKPLTQLVDTFRHSRSHLALVVDEFGTVAGLLTLEDVLEQIFGEIEDEHDVRLPPLPVVWDSLEIEGATPIRDLETHYQIDVPTDAGFETLAGFLLFRLGRIPGEGDSVDEGDLRFTVIEMDRNRIARVKVEKRESVSA; encoded by the coding sequence GTGGACCTTTACCCAGGATACCGGCTTCTTCTTGTCCTCCTGATCCTTGCGCTGAACGCGTTTTTGGCGGCGTCCGAGGTGTCGCTCCTCTCGGTACGTCAGTCGCGATTGCGGCAAATGGCGGACGCGGGCAACCGCGGCGCTCAGATCGCGCTTGGGCTGATGGCGAATCCGGAGCAGATGCTCTCGACGGTGCAACTCGGCACCACGTTGACGAGTCTCGGCCTCGGATGGGCGGGCGAGGAAGCCTTACACGAATACATCTTCGGCCTGATCCGCCCATGGATCGGTCCGCAAACCGAAAGTGCGCTCGGCGCGGCGGCGGCGGCGGTGGCGTTCCTGCTGATCACCTACATGCACGTGGTGATCGGCGAGGTGGTGCCGAAGAACCTTGGGATCGAGAAGGCGGATCGGCTGGCGGTGCTAGTGGCTCCGGCGCTGCTGGTGTTCTCGCGCGTCGCCGGCCCCTTCGTGACTGTCCTCGAGCGCTCCGCCGAAGTGGTGTCGCGATGGCTGGGCGTAAAGGGCGCGGGGACGGCGGCGAGCCATTCGCCGGAAGAGATCAAGTTCATCGTCTCGGCCAGCCGGAAGTACGGCCATCTCGGAAGCTTCGAGGAAGAGGCCGTGCTGCGGCTGCTCGAACTGCACGAGTTGAACGCGCGGGAGATCATGACGCCGCGGAGCGCGATGGCGGGCGCACCGGTGGAATCCTCGCTCGATGACCTGCTGCGGGCATTCCACGAAAACAAGTACTCGCGCATTCCGATTTACGAAGGCAGCATGGATCGCGTGGTGGGCATCGTCTACGCGAAGGATGTACTCGACGTGTGGCACCAGCGGCGGGCGGCGCGAGACAGGCGGCGTCCGGTGCCGCAGTTCGACATCCGGCATATTCTGCGCCAGCCGGTGGTGGTTCCGGAGACAAAGCCGCTGACGCAGCTTGTAGACACGTTCCGGCACTCCCGTTCGCACCTGGCGCTGGTTGTGGACGAGTTCGGAACGGTGGCGGGGTTGTTGACGCTGGAAGACGTGCTGGAGCAGATTTTCGGCGAGATCGAGGACGAGCACGACGTGCGGCTGCCGCCGCTGCCGGTGGTGTGGGACTCGCTCGAGATCGAAGGCGCCACGCCAATCCGCGATCTGGAGACTCACTACCAGATCGACGTGCCGACCGACGCCGGGTTCGAGACGCTGGCCGGTTTTCTTCTGTTCCGGCTGGGGCGGATTCCAGGCGAAGGCGACAGCGTCGACGAGGGAGACCTGCGGTTCACGGTGATCGAGATGGATCGCAACCGGATCGCAAGGGTGAAGGTGGAAAAGCGCGAATCCGTTTCCGCGTAA